DNA from Cetobacterium sp. ZOR0034:
GTTTTAACTGAAATCTATAAAAAAACTGGGGATAAAGATCTATTAAATTGGTCTGTTGATACACTTAAAAACTTCTACAAAGTTGCTTTTGACTTTGAAACTGGAGAGATTAAGCCTATTTGGAATGACGGAACTGATTTAACTGATTATGTTTTAGTTAGAGATGGATACTATGGTAAAAAAGGTTCTAAGCTTACTAGAACAAAGCCAACAACTGAAGAATATCCTTTAGCGCTTATTAGGTCTTATGAAGTTTCTAAAGATGGCGATCTTTGGAATTTCGCTAGAGGAATGGTCAATAAAACATTTAATTTAGGAGATATTGGAACCCCAGATGGAAAAAATATCAATCTTGATTTAAATACCAAAAATGCATCACCTTACGCTATTTTCTTAATGACTGATCTTTACAATATCACAAAAAATGATAGCTATTTAAAAATAGCAAGAGTTATTGGAGATAATATCGTAAGTACTAAATTTAAAAATGGATATTTTGTTGAGAATGCAAACTATCTAAACTCTAGAGTTGATTCTCCTGAAGCACTAGCACTTGTTACTTTAGATGCTACTTTAAAGGGAAAAGAAAACTCTATTCCTAAATATATTACAAGTGGCGGATATATCCACGGTGAACATATTGAAGGAAACTCTGTATATGATAAAAATGTAATTTATAAAAAAACGATTTAGGAGAAATAATTATGATGAAAGTGGGAATTAGAGCTCACGATATGGGAAACTACAATTTAGAGAATTTCTCATCGCTTTTAAAAAAAATAACATCACTTGATGGACAATGTATGCAACTAGCTTTGGGGAAATCTTTTATTGATTTTAAAGTTTCAAAAGAAAATCTTAATACTGATTTAGCTGGTTTTTTAAAAAATAATCTAACTGAAGAAAAAGTTAGACTTTCTGTTTTAGGCTGTTATATCAATATGGGAAATCCAGATAAGGAAAAAAGATATGCTGATATTGAAAAATTCAAATATCATCTTGATTTTTCGAAAAATTTTGATAACTGTCTTGTTGGAACTGAAACTGGTTGTCTAACAACTGACTATACTTACACACCTTTAAATGACTCTGAGGAAGCTTTCAATACATTCTTAGATACTTTAAAAGAGATTGTTAGTTATGCCGAAAAAACTGGAACATTTGTTGGTATTGAAGGAGTTAAAAAAGATATTATATGTACTCCTGAAAAAATGGATTTAGCTCTAAAGGCCGTTCCTTCTAAAAACCTAAAAGTTATATTTGATCCAACTAACTATTTAGATATTACAAATTTTCAAAACCAAAAAGAGATTATTGAGAAAGCTTTTGAGCTTTTCTCTGACAAAATAGAAATCATTCACCTGAAAGATTTCTTAGTAGAGGATAATCGTCTTAAAGTTGTTCCTATCGGTCATGGGAACTTCGATATTAAAACTCTTTTAGCTTGTATAAAGAAATATAATGTGGACGCTGATATTCTTCTTGAAAATTCAACTCCTGAAACAGCTAAAGAGTGTATTAAGTTTATAAACGAATCAAACATATAAATAAAAAAGATTAAAACAAGATTAACTATTTAGTTTTCATTAAAATAAAAAAAGGGGGAGACTTAAATGTCCAAAAAAATTATTTTATTATTAGCTAGTATTTTATCTGTTGGTGCTTTTGCACACACAATCGAGTTCGGTTTCGAAAATGAGCAGTATGATAGTAAGTATAATACTTCCGATGTATTTATGCCTTACGTTAGTGGTAGTATTACTCCAGAAGGATCAGCTTTGAAAATTGATTTCAAGTATCTGTATCAAGATCAATATGGAAAAGAAAGATCAACTACTCCTAGTTTTAAAACAAAAAGAGATAGATTTGAATTATTTGCAAGTGGGTATAAGTACAACAACGGAAACTTCACTCTAACTCCTAAAGTTGGATTTAGATATGAGCAGTGGGCTATTGATGACACTAGTAACTCTAGTCAAGCAAAAAGATATTTAAATCTAAGATTCTATCCTGATATGACATATAAATTGTCTGACTCTACAAATTTATATTTAAGTGGATTTACTGGTCCTGCTTTTGCTGAAGTAGACAAAAAATCAAGATTAGGAGAAACTGGTTCTGAAACTTATTATGGTGACTGGTATCAAGAAGTTCAATTATTAGGAATCAGACATAGATTCTCTAACAAAGACTCTGTATGGGCTTCTATTTATAATGAATATAAATATGTTGAACACTCTTCAGAATACATGCGTTGGCAACTTAGAGTTGGATACAACATGAATCTAACTGATAAATTAGTTGTTGGTCCTTTCGGAAGATTTGACTTAGACTACGATGTAAAAGATAAATCTAAAACAAGTTCAACTTATAAAAATACAAAAGACAGTAGTGAAACAAGAATCGGTACAACATTCAATTATAAAGTTGATTCTAGTTTAACTGTAGTTGGAGAAATTTATTGGCAAACTGCTACAGTTGAAAACTATAAAAAAGAACCATCTCCAGATAAAGAAAGAATGTTCTACAAACTTGGTTTAAGAAAATCATTCTAGTATAAATTTTCATAAAATTCCCGCCCTCAAAATAAAGAGATCCTCGTACTAAATAGTACGGGGATCTTAATTTTAATGAACTATTTTCTTTCCGTTTTCTTGCCCTTCTTTTCCTAAAAGATGCGTTTTTTTATTAACCGCCATCTCTGCATATTTTGCTAAAATTGCTGGTAAATCTGAATTTTCTACTAAATCAACATATGCTGGATCATCCGCTAATTTTGCAGCTACTTTATATTTTTTTTCACTTTTTACATCTATTTCAAAATCACCACTGAACTCTCCATATATAGGATTTAGTTTTGGTTCAATCTCTTTTACTAGATCTGCTACAACCATAGAAAATATTTTCTTTACCTCTTCAACTCCCTGTGCTTTAGACATTCTAACCTTATACTCTCCCCAATATTTAGAATCTACCTCTGAAAATGATTTTTTGTATCCCATTTTTTACCTCCTCAACTCTAGTTTTTACAGGTTATCTATCCCTATGTACTCCATTTTTAAGTCACTTCCTTTTTTCTTTTATTTTTTTAAATTCCTCTTGTTTTTATACTCTCAATTATCTATAATATTGTAATGATAGATTAAATTTTCCGGAGGATTTTATGGGTATAAAAGTTGTAGTTTCTTTTAGCGGGGGTAAAGATAGTACACTGTCTTTACATAAAGCGATTTCACTTGGGTATGAACCCATCGCTCTCATGACAACAATAAATAAAAATAACGGTGAATCTTGGTTCCACGATATTTCAATAGAACTTTTGAAACAAGTTTCATCTTCTACAAGCATTCCTCTTTTGATTGTTGAATGTGAAGGTAATAACTATGAAGAAACATTTGAGAATGCATTAAAAAATATGAAAACATTGGGAGCTGAAGCTTGTATTTTTGGTGATATAGATATAAAACATCACAGAGAGTGGGGAGAACAAAGATGTAAAAATACTGAATTAGATGCTATTTTTCCTCTTTGGCAAAAAAATAGAGAAGAATTAGTTAAGGAATTTATAGATTTAGGTTATAAAGCTATTATCAAAAAAATAAATTTAAAAAATTTAAATACAGATTTTTTAGGAAAAACTCTTACACATGATCTTATTGAAGAAATTAAACTGACTGGTTCAGATGTTTGCGGAGAAAATGGTGAATATCACACTTTTGTTTACGATGGTCCAATCTTCTCCAAGAAAATTTTATTAAAAAATACAAAAAAAATTATAAATGAGAACACTCTATTTTTGGAGCTTTTTTAATTAACTATATATAAAATATATCAATTATACATTTCGTATATGACAAATATACAGCATAAATATGCTGTATATTTTTTTTATATTTGTATACTTAACAATGTTTTTGTACAATAAATATAACAAAATGTTTCAAATAAATTCTTCAAGGAGGAAGTTTATGTTCACACACACATTTAACATGGCAGAAACTTTGGCTATAGCAGTTTGTTTATTATTAATTGGAAGATGGATTAAAAATAAAATTTATTTCTTTGAAAAATTTTTTATTCCCGCTCCTGTTATAGGTGGAGTTATTTTTTCAATTTTTTCTTTAATAGGATATAACTCTCAACTCTTTGTTTTTAATTTTGATGGATCTTTAAAAGATCTTTTAATGGTTGCATTTTTTACTACAATTGGATTTTTAGCTAGTTTAAAAATGTTAAAAAAAGGAGGAGTACAAGTCTTTACCTTTTTATTAGTTGCAGTTATTCTTGTAATCATTCAAAATGTAGTTGGTGTATCTCTGGCTAAAGTTTTTAACTTAAATCCACTTATTGGTATTGCTGCTGGATCTGTTCCACTTACTGGTGGGCACGGTACATCAGGCGCTTTCGGACCTGTTTTAGAAGCTGCTGGAGCTACTGGTGCTATGTCAGTTTCTATTGCCTCTGCTACATTTGGTCTAGTTGCTGGATGCCTTATCGGTGGCCCTGTTGGTAAAAAATTAATGCTTAAACATAATCTTTCTTCTCCAAAAGAAGAGGAATTTATTCTTTCTGAAGATGAAGTTTTAAATGAAGACAAACTTAATTTGAATGAAGATTTACTCTTTAAAGCTATTGTTTATATAGTTCTAGCTATGGGAATTGGTGGATTCGTAACTCCTTTAGCCAAAAATTTAGGAATTGTTCTTCCTGTGTATATAGGTCCTATGATTATTGCTGCGATCCTTCGTAATATCACTGATGCTTATAAAGTTGAGATTCCTTTAAGCGCTATTAATACTGTAGGAAATATCGCTCTTCAACTTTTCCTAGCAATGGCTCTTATGTCAATGAGATTGTGGGAATTAGCCGCTTTAGCTGTTCCTTTAGTAGCTATTCTTTTAGCTCAAAAAATAGTAATGGCTCTTTATGCATATTTTGTAACATTTAGAATGATGGGTAAAGACTATGATGCTGCGGTTATGGCTGTAGGTCATTGTGGTTTTGGAATGGGTGCAACACCTAATGCTATGGCCAATATGGAGTCTTTTACAGCTGCTAACGGTCCTTCTCCAACAGCTTTCTTTGCATTACCTCTTGTTGGATCTTTATTTATTGATTTTGTGAACGCTTCAATTATAACTATTTTTATTAATATGTTATCATAAACAAACATAATAAAAGGAGAGCTTATTAAACTCTCCTTTTATTGTTTTATTGATTTATTACTATTCTAGTTCCATCTGCCATCTCTAAAATTTGACTTCTTTGATCTGAATAGATAATTCTTGCTCCCGAACCACCTCTAGAATTATATCCTTGATTATAATTTTGCTGAACAGGTCTTGGATTTTCATATAAATATCCTGGAGCACCCACATTTGAATACTTTCTATTCGCATTCTCTATTACAGCCTGTCTTTCATATCCTCTACGAATCTGCGTGTCTAATTTTCTTAAATCTTGTTGATGTCTATATTCACTTTGGTTGTATTGCGATCCTAGTATTAGAGCAGATCCAGTTACTATAGCAGCCCTTGTACCACCATCTAATCCTCCCCACCAGCTAGAATAGCTCAATGACGACA
Protein-coding regions in this window:
- the gltS gene encoding sodium/glutamate symporter; the protein is MFTHTFNMAETLAIAVCLLLIGRWIKNKIYFFEKFFIPAPVIGGVIFSIFSLIGYNSQLFVFNFDGSLKDLLMVAFFTTIGFLASLKMLKKGGVQVFTFLLVAVILVIIQNVVGVSLAKVFNLNPLIGIAAGSVPLTGGHGTSGAFGPVLEAAGATGAMSVSIASATFGLVAGCLIGGPVGKKLMLKHNLSSPKEEEFILSEDEVLNEDKLNLNEDLLFKAIVYIVLAMGIGGFVTPLAKNLGIVLPVYIGPMIIAAILRNITDAYKVEIPLSAINTVGNIALQLFLAMALMSMRLWELAALAVPLVAILLAQKIVMALYAYFVTFRMMGKDYDAAVMAVGHCGFGMGATPNAMANMESFTAANGPSPTAFFALPLVGSLFIDFVNASIITIFINMLS
- a CDS encoding diphthine--ammonia ligase; the encoded protein is MGIKVVVSFSGGKDSTLSLHKAISLGYEPIALMTTINKNNGESWFHDISIELLKQVSSSTSIPLLIVECEGNNYEETFENALKNMKTLGAEACIFGDIDIKHHREWGEQRCKNTELDAIFPLWQKNREELVKEFIDLGYKAIIKKINLKNLNTDFLGKTLTHDLIEEIKLTGSDVCGENGEYHTFVYDGPIFSKKILLKNTKKIINENTLFLELF
- a CDS encoding sugar phosphate isomerase/epimerase — protein: MMKVGIRAHDMGNYNLENFSSLLKKITSLDGQCMQLALGKSFIDFKVSKENLNTDLAGFLKNNLTEEKVRLSVLGCYINMGNPDKEKRYADIEKFKYHLDFSKNFDNCLVGTETGCLTTDYTYTPLNDSEEAFNTFLDTLKEIVSYAEKTGTFVGIEGVKKDIICTPEKMDLALKAVPSKNLKVIFDPTNYLDITNFQNQKEIIEKAFELFSDKIEIIHLKDFLVEDNRLKVVPIGHGNFDIKTLLACIKKYNVDADILLENSTPETAKECIKFINESNI
- a CDS encoding autotransporter domain-containing protein, with the protein product MSKKIILLLASILSVGAFAHTIEFGFENEQYDSKYNTSDVFMPYVSGSITPEGSALKIDFKYLYQDQYGKERSTTPSFKTKRDRFELFASGYKYNNGNFTLTPKVGFRYEQWAIDDTSNSSQAKRYLNLRFYPDMTYKLSDSTNLYLSGFTGPAFAEVDKKSRLGETGSETYYGDWYQEVQLLGIRHRFSNKDSVWASIYNEYKYVEHSSEYMRWQLRVGYNMNLTDKLVVGPFGRFDLDYDVKDKSKTSSTYKNTKDSSETRIGTTFNYKVDSSLTVVGEIYWQTATVENYKKEPSPDKERMFYKLGLRKSF